Below is a window of Enterococcus gilvus ATCC BAA-350 DNA.
GAGTGCTTTTACTGGCGGTGCAGATCAATTATTCGGAAAGCAAAAAGCGCGCGGCTTTGAAGCTGTGATGCAACGATCAACAGCGATTCTAGGTGTGATCTGGATGGTTTTGCTCTTCGTATTAATGTTTTTATCAAGCAAATAAAACCGGCCTCTCGCGTGAGAGGTCTTTTTTATTTTGTATTTGTATTAAATCAAGTACACTTTAAGGTAAGAGAGAAAGGCAGACGGCACTTACAATCAAGGGTCAACGGATTATTTTCTGGCGAAAGGACCTAATACGGATAGTGAGGTGTCTGCGTATGAAATTGAATGAGTGGAGAGTGAAAAAAGAT
It encodes the following:
- the secG gene encoding preprotein translocase subunit SecG, translating into MYNFILGVILVLSVIIVITIMMQPSKQNSAASAFTGGADQLFGKQKARGFEAVMQRSTAILGVIWMVLLFVLMFLSSK